The Bacteroidales bacterium nucleotide sequence GTAAACACGAATAAATGCTAAACGACCAACATAAGGGTCGGTAGCAATTTTGAATGCAAGACCACAAAATGGCTCGTTAGCATCTGGCTTACGTGTTTCTTCTTTTTCACTATCAGGATTAATCCCCGTAACGGCACCTTTATCAAGTGGGCTAGGGAGGAATGCAATAACTGAGTCAAGAAGAATTTGAATCCCTTTATTTTTGAAAGCAGCACCACAAAGTACAGGAATAACTGTCATACTAATAGTGGCGGTGCGAATAGTCTGAGTAATCTCATCTTTTGTGATTGATTCAGGGTCATCGAAGAAACGCTCGAGTAGATCATCATTGAAACCTGCAACGGCCTCGATTAATTTTCCACGCCATTCAGCGGCTTCTTCTTTCATTTCGGAAGGAATCTCTTCGTATCTGAAATCTAACGTATTTGTTTTTGGATCTTCAAACCAAATAATGGCTTTGTTTGCAATTAAGTCAATAACGCCTCTAAAAGTTTCCTCAGCACCAATTGGTAATTGGATAGGAACGGCGTTTGCACCTAATTTTTCTTTGATTTGCGTAACAACCGATAGAAAATCAGCTCCTGTACGATCCATCTTATTGATGAATGCAATTTTAGGAACACCATATTTATCGGCTTGACGCCAAACGGTCTCGCTTTGTGGTTCAACTCCACCAACTGCGCAGAAAGTTGCAACGGTTCCATCAAGAACACGAAGCGAACGCTCAACCTCAACAGTGAAATCTACGTGACCAGGGGTGTCAATTATGTTTACTTGGTATTGCTGATTGTTATACTTCCAAAAAGTAGTAGTTGCAGCAGATGTAATTGTAATACCTCTCTCCTGCTCCTGAACCATCCAGTCCATGGTAGCAGCTCCATCGTGAACCTCTCCAATTTTATGTGTTTTACCCGTATAATATAGAATACGCTCGGTAGTTGTTGTTTTACCAGCGTCAATGTGGGCCATGATTCCTATATTACGAGTAAACCTTAAATCTCTGCTCATCCTTATCTCTTTCTATCTAATATTCCTTCTCTCAACCACTAAAATCTGAAATGAGCAAAAGCTTTATTGGCTTCGGCCATCTTATGCATATCCTCTTTCTTCTTGAATGCAGCACCTTCCTCGTTGAAAGCAGCCATGATTTCGGCAGCAAGCTTATCGCTCATGCCTCTACCAGTACGCTTACGTGAGTAAAGAATCATGTTTTTCATGGAAAGAGAGATCTTACGATCGGGGCGAACCTCCATTGGAACCTGAAAGGTTGCACCACCAACGCGGCGGCTCTTAACTTCTACCTGAGGGGTAATGTTTTCAAGAGCTTTTTTCCAGATCTCAAGAGGAGTCTTCTCAGAGTCCTTCATCTTATTAGAAACAATTTCTAACGCATCGTAAAAGATGTTAAACGATACGCTTTTCTTACCGTTTACCATTAAGTTATTCACAAAACGGGTTACCAAAGTATCGTGAAACTTTGGATCGGGGAGAATGATTCGTTTTTTTGGTTTAGCTTTTCTCATCGCTGTAAATCTTCAAGAGGTTAACTTATTTTTTCTTAGGTCTCTTAGTACCGTACTTCGAACGACGTTGGTTACGACCTTCTACGCCAGAAGCATCGAGGGTACCTCGAATTAAGTGGTAACGAACACCAGGTAAATCTTTTACCCTGCCACCACGAATAAGCACTATAGAGTGCTCTTGAAGATTGTGACCTTCTCCAGGAATGTAAGCGTTCACCTCCTTACCGTTGGTGAGCCTAACCCTGGCAACCTTTCTCATAGCCGAATTCGGTTTTTTAGGAGTAGTGGTGTACACACGTACACATACCCCGCGTCTTTGTGGACAAGCATCAAGCGCAGGCGCTTTACTCTTGTCGATCAGCTTAGACCTTCCTTTTCTTACTAGCTGCTGAATTGTAGGCATATAAACACTAAATATTTAATTAAAAAAATGTTACAAAATGGGCTGCAAAGGTATTCGATTTTTTTGAAATACCACAATTTCTAACCCTTTTTTTATTGCCAATTAATGAATTAGATCGGCATTTGTTAAGCGGTCGCAAAAGTAGAGCTTTTTAGCTAATATGCAAGTTTGTTTAAAAATATGTTGTAAAAGATAATAAATGACATATATAAAATAGATTTTTCATGAGTAGATAAAAGTTATATATTTCTAATTATCTGATAATTAAAATTTTTTTAATGATTTACAATGGATATAAGTAATATTTTCAAAATCAAGTATCTAAAAATTAGGCGTGTTGACTTCTAAATTTAAGTTAGTTTTCGCAAAACGCTGTTTATTTCAAAATTTTACTATTTTTGGGGGATTTAAAAATAAGGTAGATTAATTTGACATATACAGTAATTATACCTTAATATATATGTATACATCATAAGCATAAAAATAATTGTTTCAACAAATAACAACTTTAATACTCTGTAAGGATGAAAACGTATCTTACTAATCAAATCAAAAATGTAGCCCTGCTTGGAAATACCGGCTCAGGTAAAACACTTCTAGCTGAGTCGATGATGTTTGAAGGTAAAGTTATTGAACGTAAAGGGACTATTGAAGGGAAGAGTACAGTTTCGGACTACTCTGAAATTGAGCAACAGAACCAACGTTCTATTTTTTCGACTATCCTTTATACCGAATTCCTTGATCATAAACTAAATATAATTGACACTCCAGGTTCCGATGACTTTGTTGGTGCAGTTATTTCAGCTATGCGCCCAACAGATACAGTGGTTATGGTAGTAAATTCACAGTATGGTGTTGAGGTTGGAACTGAAATCTTCAACCGCCATGCAGAACATATGCATAAACCAATGGTTATAGCTGTCAACCAGCTTGATCAGGATAAGGCAAATTTTGATTCAACAGTAGAATCGCTTAAACAGAGTTTGGGTAAAAAAGTAGTTTTGGTTCAATACCCTATCAATCCAGGAACTGAGTTCAACGCATTTGTAGATGTGTTGGTAATGAAACTATATAAGTTTAAAGGAGATACAGGTATTCGCGAAGATCTACCTATTCCAGCAGAGGAAATGGATAGAGCAACAGAATTGCATAATGCACTTGTTGAGGCTGCTGCTGAGAATGATGAATCCTTAATGGAGAAGTTCTTTGATCAAGGAACTTTATCAGAAGAGGAAATGCGCAAAGGATTAGCAGCAGGTTTAAATAATCGTAATCTATTCCCAGTATTTTGTACCTCTGGTAAAAGGAATATCGGTACAAAGAGGTTAATGGACTTCATTATTAATGTTGCTCCAAACCCATCAGAAAGTCCAATGCCAAAGAATGAAGATAACAAGGAAATAAAATGTGATGCAAGTGCACCAACATCACTTTACTTTTTCAAAACATCTGTTGAGCCACATATTGGAGAGATTAACTATTTCAGAGTAATGTCTGGAAAAGTTACCGAAGGTATGGATCTCATTAACAGCAATAATGATTCAAAGGAAAGAATCGCACAGCTTTTTGTTGTGGCAGGAAAGAACCGAACCAAAGTAACTGAAATGGTTGCTGGTGACATTGGAGCCACAGTTAAACTAAAAAACACCAAAACTAATCACACCCTTGCAGTTTCTGCTCTTGGCGGTATTAAGTTTGAATCCATGACATTCCCTAATTCAAAATTCCGTACAGCTATAAAGGCTAAAAGCGAATCGGATACTGAGAAAATGGGAGAATTACTTAACCGTGCACATCAGGAAGATCCAACTATTATCGTTGAACATTCAAAAGAATTGCGTCAAATAATTCTTTCAGGACAAGGTGAACACCACCTTAATATCTTGAAATGGCACTTGACCAACCTTCATAAAATTGAGGTTGAGTTTTTTGCTCCGCGTATTCCTTACCGTGAAACGATAACTAAGATTGCCACTGCCGATTATCGCCACAAAAAGCAATCAGGTGGTGCTGGTCAATTCGGAGAGGTTCACATGGTTATTGAACCCCACGTAGAGGGTGCTCCTGCTCCTAAACAGTATAAGATTGGGGGGAAAGAGGTAAATATCAGCGTTAGAGGAACTGATGAAATTAATCTTGACTGGGGTGGAAAACTTATTTTCTACAACTGTATTGTTGGTGGTGCTATTGATGCACGTTTCCTACCTGCAATACTAAAAGGTATTATGGAGAAGATAGAGCAAGGTCCATTAACAGGTTCTTATGCCCGTGATATCCGTGTTGCAGTTTACGATGGTAAGATGCACCCAGTTGATTCAAATGAAATTTCATTTAGACTAGCTGGCCGTAATGCTTTTAAGACTGCGTTTAAAGAGGCTGGTCCAAAAATTATGGAGCCCGTTTATGAGGTTGAAGTTCTTGTTCCTGCTGATAGAATGGGTGATGTTATGAGTGACCTACAAAACCGCCGTGCAATTATTATGGGTATGGGAAGCGAGAAGGGTTTTGAGATTATCAATGCACGTGTACCACTTGCTGAGATGAATAAGTACTCTACTTCCTTATCATCATTAACTAGCGGTCGTGCAACATATAACATGAAATTTGCTGCATACGAACAAGTTCCATCCGATGTTCAGGAGAAACTGCTTAAGGCTTACGAAGCAGAACAGGAAGAGGAATAGAGTATACCCTAAACCAAATCAATATATTTTACAAGAAGAGAGGGCGCCGAGAGGTGCCCTTTGTTTTTTTATACATGCTGAATAATAACTCTACTACATTAGTATTGTTTTAATCTTAAAACTACATATTTTTGCAATTCAAATAACACTAAAATCAGAATGAAATCAGCAGAAATACACACCACCAAAGGTGTAATGAAGTTAAACTTCTACGAGGAGGATGCACCAAAAACAGTTGCAAACTTCGTTAAATTAGCCAAAGAAGGTTATTATGATGGGTTAGCATTCCACAGGGTGATACCAAACTTTGTTATTCAGGGAGGGTGTCCTTTTTCAAAGGATATGAGCAACCCACGCGTTGGGACTGGTGGCCCAGGATATAAAATCGACTGCGAACTAACCGGAGGAAATCAGTACCACGATCGTGGTGTGCTATCAATGGCACATGCAGGGAGAAATACTGGAGGATCACAGTTTTTCGTTTGTCATGGTCGTCAAAACACCCAACATTTAGACAGGCAACATACCTGTTTCGGTAAGGTTTATGAAGGACTCGATGTTATCGATGCCATTGTTGCTGGTGATAAAATTGAGAAAATTATTATCAACGAGGAATAAATAATTGCATTTTCAAATTAACGAGACGGGCTTTTACCCGTCTCAATTTATTTACAGTCAGTTCGATGTAAAATGTCATGCTGAGCGAAGCGAAGTATCTATAAAACAGATGCTTCACTCCGTTCAGCATGACACAGCAACAATCTGTTGCTATGTTAAAATCAAGATGTTATACTTAGACCGAATTCACGTTATTTCGTAGACTATGAATCGTAAAATATTCAATTTCTTAGTTATCTGTGTAACTATACTACTTGTGAACCTGCTTACAACGTTTGTTACTGATTATTTCATGACCTATAAAAACCATACAAACTATCTTAAGTTTACTGCAATTGGTATGGTGGCAATAGTTTTGGTATTATACCCAGCATTTGAGTATATTAATAGATTAGTAGAAAGATTTACAACTAGTTTTCTTAAAAAGGGAAAGAATTTTTTTGGACGTACACTTGGTGTATACATTGCTTTTTGCATTATAATATTTATACTTTATTGCATATATGCTCGAATTTGGTTTCATTTAAATGTTATTGAAATCATTTTCAATAGAATAGTAGGATAATTTAATTATCATTGAAACATCTCTAAAACTATCCTTTTTCATTTTCCAAAAAGCAACCTTATATACAAGTTTTTCATCTTTAGTAAAAAAACAAGATGATGAGAAAAACAGTTTATTTTCTAGTTTTATTTTTCGTTATATGCTTTGGAACAACAAATTGCATTAAAACGGATAATAATTATTTGGATGTATCAAGTTTTGACAAACTAAGGCTTGACACCATTGTTTTCACCCATTCAATGAAGGGTTGGGAACTTTACAGCTGGCAGGTTGGCTCGAATTGGAAATACTCGTTAATGGTAGGAACTAACTCACTAAAGACCTATTCGAGTATTATCAATAATCATATAAGCGTCACAGGAGAGGATTCTATAAAGGTATTATTGAGTAGACTACCAAACGAAGAAGAGGTTTTTTGGATAGGTAAGAAATGGA carries:
- the rpsG gene encoding 30S ribosomal protein S7, producing MRKAKPKKRIILPDPKFHDTLVTRFVNNLMVNGKKSVSFNIFYDALEIVSNKMKDSEKTPLEIWKKALENITPQVEVKSRRVGGATFQVPMEVRPDRKISLSMKNMILYSRKRTGRGMSDKLAAEIMAAFNEEGAAFKKKEDMHKMAEANKAFAHFRF
- a CDS encoding 30S ribosomal protein S12 gives rise to the protein MPTIQQLVRKGRSKLIDKSKAPALDACPQRRGVCVRVYTTTPKKPNSAMRKVARVRLTNGKEVNAYIPGEGHNLQEHSIVLIRGGRVKDLPGVRYHLIRGTLDASGVEGRNQRRSKYGTKRPKKK
- a CDS encoding peptidylprolyl isomerase, whose product is MKSAEIHTTKGVMKLNFYEEDAPKTVANFVKLAKEGYYDGLAFHRVIPNFVIQGGCPFSKDMSNPRVGTGGPGYKIDCELTGGNQYHDRGVLSMAHAGRNTGGSQFFVCHGRQNTQHLDRQHTCFGKVYEGLDVIDAIVAGDKIEKIIINEE
- a CDS encoding elongation factor G, translating into MKTYLTNQIKNVALLGNTGSGKTLLAESMMFEGKVIERKGTIEGKSTVSDYSEIEQQNQRSIFSTILYTEFLDHKLNIIDTPGSDDFVGAVISAMRPTDTVVMVVNSQYGVEVGTEIFNRHAEHMHKPMVIAVNQLDQDKANFDSTVESLKQSLGKKVVLVQYPINPGTEFNAFVDVLVMKLYKFKGDTGIREDLPIPAEEMDRATELHNALVEAAAENDESLMEKFFDQGTLSEEEMRKGLAAGLNNRNLFPVFCTSGKRNIGTKRLMDFIINVAPNPSESPMPKNEDNKEIKCDASAPTSLYFFKTSVEPHIGEINYFRVMSGKVTEGMDLINSNNDSKERIAQLFVVAGKNRTKVTEMVAGDIGATVKLKNTKTNHTLAVSALGGIKFESMTFPNSKFRTAIKAKSESDTEKMGELLNRAHQEDPTIIVEHSKELRQIILSGQGEHHLNILKWHLTNLHKIEVEFFAPRIPYRETITKIATADYRHKKQSGGAGQFGEVHMVIEPHVEGAPAPKQYKIGGKEVNISVRGTDEINLDWGGKLIFYNCIVGGAIDARFLPAILKGIMEKIEQGPLTGSYARDIRVAVYDGKMHPVDSNEISFRLAGRNAFKTAFKEAGPKIMEPVYEVEVLVPADRMGDVMSDLQNRRAIIMGMGSEKGFEIINARVPLAEMNKYSTSLSSLTSGRATYNMKFAAYEQVPSDVQEKLLKAYEAEQEEE